A window of Oligoflexus sp. contains these coding sequences:
- a CDS encoding prepilin-type N-terminal cleavage/methylation domain-containing protein, translated as MKATQSKEAGFSLVETLVSLVLLSLVGYFVLVSQNKAQKAMFKGTSRDAHAQIVSVVKSKTGKALEKILASALISPGGLAPLFNSELAFGEGIRLKWAKPSDPRKKTVIMDYVSNPDKVAQEALESCRQSKTYIQAWTGQELPQRLASQNLTFCGQMIMPANPDSNYGAQNIAQAKVGFVALDVSFTKVIDGSPIPLSQFGVGGTLATVTWTMLWSYEKGQENVQQFRKGIYHIVP; from the coding sequence ATGAAGGCAACGCAGTCCAAGGAAGCAGGCTTCTCGCTGGTGGAAACACTGGTCTCCCTTGTGCTGCTCAGCCTTGTAGGCTATTTCGTGCTGGTGTCGCAGAACAAAGCTCAGAAGGCCATGTTCAAGGGCACGAGCCGCGATGCGCACGCCCAGATTGTTTCCGTTGTAAAAAGCAAGACAGGCAAAGCCCTGGAAAAAATCCTGGCTTCCGCCCTTATCAGCCCAGGCGGGCTGGCTCCGCTCTTTAACAGCGAACTTGCCTTTGGCGAAGGCATTCGATTGAAGTGGGCCAAGCCTTCAGATCCCAGAAAAAAGACGGTGATCATGGACTATGTGAGCAATCCCGATAAGGTTGCGCAGGAGGCGCTGGAGAGCTGCCGCCAGTCCAAGACTTATATCCAGGCCTGGACGGGCCAGGAACTACCGCAGCGTCTTGCATCCCAGAATCTCACTTTTTGCGGTCAAATGATCATGCCCGCGAATCCCGATAGCAACTATGGTGCGCAGAACATTGCTCAGGCCAAGGTAGGATTCGTGGCTTTGGATGTGAGCTTCACCAAGGTCATCGATGGTTCGCCTATTCCGCTTTCACAGTTCGGCGTTGGAGGAACTCTGGCCACGGTTACCTGGACCATGCTCTGGAGCTATGAAAAAGGCCAGGAAAACGTTCAGCAGTTCCGCAAGGGTATCTATCACATCGTCCCCTGA
- a CDS encoding urate hydroxylase PuuD: MESYMMDWALMLLRWVHVITVIAWIGASFYFVWLDNSLEKPQAPDLLQKGVDGELWAVHGGGFYNPQKYLVAPKTLPANLHWFYWESYSTWLSGFALFVALYLMNARTYMIDPQIYPMTASTAVLFALGFLASGLLVYEAICRFSGQKPWLVAAAMTLLITAASYLSTQIFQGRAAFLIVGAMLATMMTANVFFWIIPGQRRVTAAMRAGEKVNPIYGQRGKQRSVHNTYLTLPVLFAMLSNHYSMMYNHPMNWLVLVLMMIGSVLIRQFFLLKHKRKINWYFPLSGVAIMLAVFIWIAPRPASVQAQDAEVPDDARMLALLQTRCTGCHATQPTLMSGPPPKAVVFESEADLRKHANTIFIQVVQLKAMPLGNITQMTDEERALVARWFEKQKL; the protein is encoded by the coding sequence TTGGAATCCTATATGATGGACTGGGCACTCATGCTGCTGCGCTGGGTGCACGTGATTACGGTTATTGCCTGGATCGGGGCGTCCTTTTACTTTGTCTGGCTCGATAACAGTCTGGAAAAACCCCAGGCGCCCGACCTTCTTCAGAAAGGTGTCGATGGTGAATTGTGGGCCGTTCATGGCGGCGGCTTCTATAACCCGCAGAAATATTTAGTGGCACCGAAGACGTTGCCGGCCAATCTCCACTGGTTTTATTGGGAATCCTATTCCACCTGGCTTTCGGGTTTTGCGCTTTTTGTGGCGCTCTACCTCATGAATGCCCGCACATATATGATTGATCCGCAGATTTACCCGATGACGGCATCCACGGCGGTGCTCTTCGCCCTTGGCTTTTTGGCTTCTGGACTTCTTGTTTATGAAGCCATCTGCCGTTTTTCAGGCCAAAAACCCTGGCTCGTCGCTGCAGCCATGACTCTGCTGATCACGGCGGCGAGCTACCTCAGCACGCAGATCTTTCAAGGGCGCGCCGCTTTTCTGATCGTCGGCGCCATGCTTGCGACCATGATGACCGCGAATGTTTTCTTTTGGATTATTCCGGGACAAAGACGCGTGACAGCTGCCATGCGGGCTGGAGAGAAGGTCAATCCCATCTATGGCCAAAGGGGAAAACAGCGGAGTGTGCATAACACCTACCTGACACTGCCTGTGCTCTTCGCCATGCTTTCGAATCACTACAGCATGATGTATAACCACCCTATGAATTGGCTGGTTCTGGTGCTGATGATGATCGGCAGTGTACTGATTCGTCAGTTCTTCCTTCTGAAACACAAACGAAAGATCAATTGGTATTTCCCTTTGAGTGGTGTGGCCATCATGCTGGCTGTTTTTATCTGGATCGCGCCCCGCCCTGCATCCGTTCAGGCGCAGGATGCGGAGGTTCCCGATGATGCCCGCATGCTCGCTCTCCTCCAAACCCGCTGCACGGGCTGTCATGCGACGCAGCCGACTCTGATGAGTGGCCCGCCGCCCAAAGCTGTGGTCTTTGAAAGTGAAGCAGACCTCAGGAAGCATGCGAATACGATTTTCATTCAGGTCGTGCAGCTGAAGGCGATGCCGCTCGGCAACATCACTCAAATGACCGATGAGGAAAGGGCCTTGGTGGCCCGCTGGTTTGAAAAGCAAAAGCTCTAG
- the uraH gene encoding hydroxyisourate hydrolase yields MGRLTTHVLDTAHGKPAAEMMITLYRVRHDQSLEELAQTQTNADGRTPEPLLQGPHFKVGTYELAFEVAPYFLKIGAKVSEPPFFDVITIRFSIADAASHYHVPLLVSPWSYSTYRGS; encoded by the coding sequence ATGGGCCGACTCACCACGCATGTCCTGGATACGGCGCACGGGAAACCCGCAGCGGAGATGATGATCACCCTTTATCGGGTTCGCCATGATCAGAGTCTGGAGGAACTGGCCCAGACACAGACCAATGCAGATGGCCGGACGCCGGAACCTTTGCTGCAGGGCCCGCATTTCAAAGTGGGCACCTATGAGCTGGCTTTTGAAGTCGCGCCGTATTTTCTGAAAATCGGCGCCAAGGTCAGTGAACCTCCCTTTTTCGATGTGATCACCATTCGCTTCAGCATCGCTGATGCTGCTTCCCATTACCATGTGCCCCTTCTGGTATCACCATGGTCCTATTCCACCTACCGGGGCAGCTGA
- a CDS encoding serine hydrolase, which produces MADIPYYAKFLSPRVKEHLLQRARPVKGVTGLQEIGVSGGLETPAALQFLCELHDELLPHLNAVLDQREADRAFLDQRCRALAQFNQDHGRDYQASDYQTVLGLEDGNGRIVFGPKRPDYVKQGGDPIAPLPAYLKGPHVTLFGPPDTAKMAINAVNCYHRKLPGEPPIVAEILGDCPYLPKWGADDEDSKTPLREDLIAAGENLTRCFDKSLSVVDAATGKKYEIQPEKSALPIKRFPGLALPCSFLFRNKTPIPLHLYDFALHVFHNWSKPEALVLYVPKLENEEEAGYIHHMVSAAEARLRKNFPQYKLGTIRLMIVLENPRAIFRVHEIMDALHPYFAGASLGWHDYLASTARLFKEDRNYRIPAKTDPHIVIRYIKASHRLLADVVGPRGGIKVGGMYGVLPSGAELNHPSFQVTLKGYMKDVVTQFKRSLSGFWVAHPDFVRIGLALVTAWDKHLAGNKEPLQQLVHGLLQEPHAQEVMNFVNGPDIEGLDRDHPLYPRSLIVADLKADEKTLNHTPDEVRYNVFQCLQYLADWLTGNGCVALPASLEGIPVRVMDDLATTERSRWEVWHEIRHGRFPLHDFLRIAFEELTFIRKDLATPQKSVAVKWNEQTAKWYPIAFKLMIRFMTDAKPVEFVSELLLPFTVPELRTAYNPWQALEAIDPEILAFEPAVDRFITWFECLGHQDFAATMAADLIPDLAKGEAFVRQLPLQGLVAAAAFHGDIGESKKTLDHNAAREQAAVFKDEEKVRAELQQLGQEYKKKFGIKFLVSAQGKSGKELLRILQQRLHNSQEKELDNARTALWEIAHKRFMSSPYAARLNLISDIKNRYKIPAAMITLISPESCQDLCLDTQPHTLFEIASLSKTIASAFAIETFTKKGISLQTSVNQLLGKTRSSFRLTGPWGDRVTLAHLMNHKALNLHYVNGVPANETMPPIQDFLNGNAQYGYEPVAVVNPPGEVFKYSGAGFLVLEHLIQELEGQSIEALTRPFLDALGMQDFTFQQETLPGRSYAEGRRDDGQMVAGGRLMFPAFAAGAMATSSAVARFLMHLGRAYHSLDGSGPLSHDTARLMLHGTDLGCQDFMGCNMGLGVFVAEAGDNRLAIHQGANDGFRCLYVYCFAGPDSGKGLVTLCSGDFSGVLFNAVVAQTALKLLDMKGIDFTQFAERFEPRNLKPEEIVNIGYRDLVFKAFRPRLPEPILRQGPRSPLAHLNLLTDARIGKVSNQLFGRAENLISPYDPTFDPALFGREGKIMDSWETVRHNQKPCDEMILDLSKPGTIRYVSLSTRFHLGNQAAYIRLEGLADGEWHEILPKVPMEGHALLRVDRGDDPRVYTSIRVQNYPDGGFSRLGLYSDLPETEKKFYQPLQSAKCERFPDHIPQTHKPMSIPYRAQTEDIRKNQARLRAGELVNVASAALGARVLRASNEHYGPAIQVISPFPPLNMFDGLESARSRKPGHHEEVIIQLAQAGRLEKIVVDFSYFVNNNPLELAVQGQAGDDWFELVPRTWVKGFAASQKSFLIHESRAFEVIRVQTFPDGGLNRVLAFSRWKV; this is translated from the coding sequence ATGGCAGATATTCCTTATTACGCAAAATTTCTGTCACCGCGGGTGAAAGAACACCTCCTGCAGCGGGCTCGTCCTGTGAAGGGCGTGACGGGACTTCAGGAGATAGGAGTTTCAGGCGGTCTTGAAACCCCTGCCGCACTGCAGTTTCTCTGTGAGCTGCATGATGAACTCCTGCCGCATCTGAATGCGGTTCTGGATCAGCGTGAGGCGGACCGTGCATTCCTGGATCAAAGATGCCGGGCCCTGGCGCAATTCAATCAGGATCATGGCCGGGACTATCAGGCGTCCGATTATCAAACTGTTTTGGGTCTTGAAGACGGCAATGGCCGCATCGTCTTTGGTCCGAAGCGCCCGGATTATGTGAAACAGGGTGGGGACCCGATCGCGCCTTTGCCAGCCTATCTGAAAGGTCCGCATGTCACTCTGTTTGGGCCGCCCGATACAGCGAAGATGGCGATCAATGCGGTGAACTGCTACCACCGAAAACTCCCGGGTGAGCCGCCCATTGTCGCCGAAATTCTAGGGGACTGCCCCTATCTGCCGAAATGGGGAGCGGATGATGAGGACTCCAAAACTCCGCTGCGCGAGGATCTCATCGCAGCTGGTGAAAACCTGACCCGCTGCTTTGATAAGAGTCTTTCGGTGGTTGATGCCGCCACGGGCAAAAAATATGAAATCCAGCCTGAAAAGTCCGCTCTACCCATCAAGCGTTTTCCTGGTCTGGCCTTGCCCTGCTCCTTTCTTTTTCGCAATAAAACGCCCATTCCTCTGCATCTCTATGACTTCGCCCTGCATGTATTCCACAACTGGTCAAAGCCCGAGGCGCTGGTTCTTTACGTGCCCAAACTAGAAAACGAAGAGGAAGCGGGCTACATCCATCACATGGTTAGCGCGGCTGAAGCGCGTCTGCGAAAAAATTTCCCGCAGTATAAACTGGGTACCATCCGCCTTATGATCGTGCTCGAAAATCCGCGCGCCATCTTCCGTGTGCATGAAATCATGGACGCTCTTCATCCTTATTTTGCAGGCGCTTCCTTGGGCTGGCATGATTACCTTGCGTCCACGGCACGTCTTTTCAAGGAAGACCGGAACTACCGGATACCTGCGAAAACCGATCCGCACATCGTGATCCGCTATATCAAAGCCTCGCATCGGCTTCTCGCTGATGTCGTGGGACCGCGCGGCGGCATCAAAGTCGGTGGAATGTATGGGGTTCTGCCTTCCGGCGCCGAGCTGAATCATCCTTCCTTTCAGGTGACCCTTAAAGGTTACATGAAGGATGTCGTGACTCAGTTCAAGCGCAGTCTTTCCGGATTCTGGGTCGCGCATCCCGACTTTGTGCGCATCGGTCTGGCTTTGGTCACGGCCTGGGACAAGCATCTCGCTGGCAACAAAGAGCCTTTGCAACAGCTGGTGCACGGCCTCTTGCAGGAGCCGCATGCTCAGGAGGTGATGAACTTCGTGAATGGTCCCGACATTGAGGGACTGGATCGGGATCATCCTCTTTACCCACGATCTTTGATTGTCGCGGACCTGAAAGCCGACGAAAAAACCCTTAATCATACACCAGACGAAGTTCGCTATAACGTTTTTCAATGTCTCCAGTACCTCGCCGACTGGCTCACGGGGAACGGTTGCGTGGCTCTGCCGGCCAGCCTGGAAGGGATTCCCGTGCGTGTGATGGACGACCTTGCGACAACGGAACGCTCCCGCTGGGAAGTCTGGCATGAGATTCGGCATGGACGTTTTCCTCTTCATGACTTTCTGCGTATTGCGTTCGAGGAACTCACCTTCATTCGTAAAGATCTCGCGACGCCACAAAAATCCGTGGCGGTAAAATGGAACGAGCAAACGGCCAAATGGTATCCCATCGCCTTTAAGCTCATGATCCGCTTCATGACCGATGCAAAACCCGTGGAGTTTGTGAGCGAGCTGCTCCTGCCTTTCACAGTTCCTGAACTGCGGACCGCGTATAATCCCTGGCAGGCGCTGGAAGCCATTGATCCCGAAATCCTTGCGTTTGAGCCCGCAGTCGACCGCTTCATTACCTGGTTTGAATGCCTTGGTCATCAGGACTTCGCTGCGACCATGGCAGCGGACCTTATTCCTGATTTGGCCAAGGGCGAGGCCTTCGTCCGTCAGCTTCCCCTGCAGGGCCTTGTAGCCGCCGCCGCCTTTCACGGTGACATTGGGGAATCGAAGAAGACGCTCGATCATAACGCGGCGCGGGAGCAGGCTGCCGTCTTTAAGGACGAAGAGAAAGTGCGCGCCGAGTTGCAGCAGCTGGGCCAGGAGTATAAGAAAAAGTTCGGCATTAAGTTTTTGGTTTCAGCGCAGGGAAAAAGTGGCAAAGAGCTGCTCCGGATTCTGCAGCAGCGCCTTCACAACAGTCAGGAGAAGGAACTCGATAACGCCCGCACGGCCCTGTGGGAAATCGCCCACAAACGGTTCATGAGCAGCCCTTATGCGGCCCGTCTGAATCTGATTTCGGACATCAAAAACCGCTATAAGATCCCTGCAGCCATGATCACGCTTATCAGCCCCGAGTCATGCCAGGACCTTTGTCTTGATACCCAGCCTCACACCCTCTTTGAGATCGCTTCGCTGAGTAAAACCATAGCCTCGGCCTTTGCCATCGAGACCTTCACCAAAAAAGGCATCAGCCTTCAGACTTCGGTCAATCAACTCCTGGGAAAAACCCGGTCCTCATTCCGCCTCACAGGCCCTTGGGGTGACAGGGTTACCCTGGCTCATCTTATGAATCATAAGGCCCTTAACCTTCATTACGTGAACGGTGTACCCGCAAACGAGACGATGCCACCGATCCAGGACTTTTTAAACGGCAACGCACAGTATGGCTATGAACCCGTGGCTGTCGTGAATCCACCCGGAGAAGTCTTTAAATATTCCGGAGCCGGCTTTCTGGTTCTGGAGCATCTGATCCAGGAGTTGGAAGGGCAGTCCATTGAAGCCTTGACGCGTCCTTTCCTTGATGCGCTCGGCATGCAGGACTTCACATTTCAGCAGGAAACTCTTCCTGGTCGATCCTATGCCGAAGGCCGTCGTGATGATGGCCAGATGGTAGCGGGTGGCCGCCTCATGTTCCCGGCATTCGCCGCGGGTGCCATGGCCACAAGCTCAGCGGTGGCCCGGTTTTTAATGCACCTGGGACGGGCGTATCATTCCCTGGATGGATCAGGCCCTCTTTCTCACGACACCGCCCGTCTTATGCTGCATGGAACGGATCTCGGCTGTCAGGACTTTATGGGCTGCAACATGGGCCTGGGCGTCTTCGTCGCGGAAGCCGGGGATAATCGCCTGGCCATCCATCAGGGCGCGAATGATGGCTTTCGTTGTCTTTACGTCTATTGCTTTGCCGGCCCCGACTCCGGCAAAGGTCTGGTCACTCTTTGCAGCGGTGATTTCTCGGGAGTTCTCTTCAATGCCGTCGTAGCTCAAACAGCTTTGAAACTCCTGGATATGAAGGGGATCGACTTTACCCAGTTCGCCGAGCGTTTCGAACCCAGAAATTTGAAACCAGAGGAAATCGTTAACATCGGTTACCGCGATCTTGTTTTCAAAGCTTTCCGCCCGCGCCTCCCGGAACCCATCCTGCGCCAGGGCCCGCGCTCGCCACTGGCTCACTTGAATCTGCTCACAGACGCCCGCATTGGGAAAGTCAGCAATCAGCTCTTTGGTCGCGCCGAGAATTTGATCAGTCCCTATGATCCCACCTTTGATCCTGCGCTCTTCGGTAGGGAAGGCAAGATCATGGATAGCTGGGAAACCGTGCGGCATAATCAAAAGCCTTGTGATGAAATGATCCTGGACCTTTCAAAACCAGGAACCATTCGCTACGTTTCGCTCTCCACGCGATTTCATTTGGGGAATCAGGCCGCATACATCCGGCTTGAAGGGCTTGCAGATGGTGAGTGGCACGAGATCCTGCCCAAGGTTCCGATGGAAGGGCATGCGCTTTTGAGGGTTGATCGTGGTGACGATCCACGGGTCTATACAAGCATCCGCGTTCAGAACTATCCGGACGGAGGATTTTCCCGCCTCGGTCTTTACAGTGATCTTCCCGAGACGGAAAAGAAATTCTATCAGCCTTTACAGTCCGCAAAGTGCGAGCGTTTCCCCGACCACATTCCCCAGACGCACAAGCCCATGAGTATCCCTTATCGCGCGCAAACCGAGGACATTAGAAAAAATCAGGCCCGACTTCGCGCGGGTGAACTTGTCAACGTTGCCTCGGCGGCTCTGGGTGCAAGGGTTCTGCGAGCCTCGAATGAACACTACGGTCCGGCCATCCAGGTTATCTCACCGTTCCCGCCCTTGAATATGTTCGATGGTTTGGAATCCGCACGGAGCCGCAAGCCTGGGCATCATGAGGAGGTGATCATTCAGCTGGCTCAGGCAGGGCGATTGGAAAAGATCGTCGTGGATTTCAGCTATTTCGTGAATAACAACCCTCTGGAGCTTGCTGTGCAAGGCCAGGCAGGAGACGATTGGTTCGAACTAGTGCCGCGAACATGGGTTAAAGGTTTTGCCGCAAGCCAGAAATCCTTTCTCATTCATGAATCGCGCGCCTTTGAAGTCATTCGTGTTCAAACTTTTCCCGATGGTGGTTTGAATCGCGTGCTGGCTTTCAGTCGCTGGAAGGTCTGA
- the xdhC gene encoding xanthine dehydrogenase accessory protein XdhC has translation MKALALFRRMHELSEKGEAFVVCTLLSSMGHAPQEPGAKALLTMQGLCEGTVGGGKLENKAIQTARSLLEQPPADSQPIIHDWDLQRDIGMSCGGRATLLFEVFGTHAWTICIFGAGHVAQALTRVLLPLNCRLSCVDTRADWVERLPEAPHFKKLVVDDMAAWAADLAPGSFCTVMTMGHGTDLPVLKVLLARDDLPFVGSIGSKVKARTMRADLGRAGLSPERIQRLHSPIGLDFGSRRPEEIAISIAAQLLLARDAPGAIIGRKAGIRPSSD, from the coding sequence ATGAAAGCCTTAGCTTTGTTTCGGCGTATGCATGAACTGAGTGAGAAGGGCGAGGCTTTTGTGGTCTGTACGCTTCTTTCCAGCATGGGGCATGCCCCTCAGGAACCAGGAGCCAAAGCGCTTTTGACTATGCAAGGGCTTTGTGAAGGCACGGTCGGCGGCGGTAAGCTGGAAAACAAGGCTATTCAGACCGCTCGTTCCCTTTTGGAGCAACCGCCTGCAGATTCGCAGCCTATCATCCACGATTGGGATCTGCAGAGGGATATCGGCATGTCCTGTGGTGGACGTGCGACCTTGCTTTTCGAAGTCTTTGGCACCCACGCCTGGACCATCTGCATTTTCGGAGCAGGGCATGTTGCGCAGGCTCTCACTCGCGTGCTTTTGCCGTTAAACTGCCGGCTGAGCTGCGTGGATACCCGTGCGGACTGGGTGGAACGCCTGCCCGAGGCACCGCATTTTAAAAAACTGGTCGTCGATGATATGGCGGCCTGGGCTGCAGACCTTGCTCCAGGAAGCTTTTGCACGGTCATGACCATGGGCCATGGAACGGATCTGCCGGTTTTGAAGGTTTTGCTCGCGCGCGATGATCTGCCTTTTGTGGGATCCATCGGCAGCAAAGTCAAGGCACGAACCATGCGTGCCGACCTGGGCCGCGCCGGTTTAAGTCCCGAACGCATCCAACGCCTGCATAGTCCGATTGGACTCGACTTTGGATCACGAAGGCCTGAGGAGATTGCAATCAGCATCGCCGCCCAATTGCTCCTGGCGCGGGATGCACCAGGAGCCATCATCGGTCGGAAGGCCGGGATCAGACCTTCCAGCGACTGA
- a CDS encoding xanthine dehydrogenase molybdopterin binding subunit, giving the protein MSILKGSHGPAHESARAHVQGSAEYVDDRPREARELTVGLIWSPHAHARVLSIDVSRVQKWSGQLWIFDYKALAHNTWGSIFHDQEFLAQDVVHFVGEVVLVVAAEDPAILKAALQAIRIDYEVLPAILSIDAAVKQQSFIGVERKIERGDWEKGLATAPHRLQGTLQIDGADHFYLENQAAIAYPRDGGLIEVHSSTQHPTETQHLVAEALGLPQKDVVCIVKRLGGGFGGKETQAAPFAVYAALVARACQRPARLVLDKDTDMMITGKRNPFQIHYDIAFRDDGEIVALDAMLFSDGGACADLSTAIMERALTHADNAYFLPAVRLRGQVCRTHIHPHTAFRGFGGPKGVAMIEQALERIAHHLKMDSYDVRMRNVYRHPHRNTTPYGQLVEGDALPQLFETLAERCDYKARRQRILDEANPKSPALRGIALTAVKFGISFITRFLNQGNALVILHQDGSFQVSTGAVEMGQGVQTKIGSLVAREFGVTPDRVRIMPTQTDKNANTSATAASSGTDLNGAAALVACRPLKERLSKMFVALLDLDPELWPSRTIGPGTRPDLVWDKPLTQEIMFEGGRIFAKHQSERALTLLDVIREAYFNRVSLSEYGFYKVEGLDFNKVTGQGNAFLYYSQGVACSEVEVNRYTGEVKVLRTDILMDLGRPINYDLEVGQIRGAFIQGLGWVTTEQLVYDKGGRLLTHAPSTYKIPSIHDIPRDFRVDLLDTDEPKTLHRGKAVGEPPLLLCFSVWAAIMQAIRNPSLPIPASKERIMRSLYPDAFAAWENGS; this is encoded by the coding sequence ATGTCCATTCTTAAAGGGAGCCACGGGCCGGCGCATGAATCGGCCCGCGCGCACGTTCAGGGTTCGGCGGAATATGTGGATGACAGGCCCCGTGAAGCGCGGGAGCTGACAGTGGGGCTTATCTGGAGCCCTCATGCGCATGCCCGGGTGCTGTCCATTGATGTCAGCCGTGTTCAAAAATGGAGCGGACAGCTTTGGATCTTTGATTATAAAGCCCTGGCTCATAACACCTGGGGCAGTATCTTCCATGATCAGGAGTTCCTGGCCCAGGATGTGGTGCATTTCGTAGGCGAAGTCGTCCTGGTCGTGGCTGCCGAAGATCCCGCGATTCTGAAGGCCGCGCTGCAGGCTATTCGGATTGATTATGAAGTGCTGCCGGCGATCCTTTCCATTGATGCCGCCGTGAAGCAGCAAAGCTTCATTGGAGTGGAGCGGAAAATCGAGCGCGGTGATTGGGAAAAGGGCCTGGCCACTGCACCGCATCGTCTGCAGGGAACCCTTCAGATTGATGGTGCCGATCATTTTTACCTGGAGAATCAGGCGGCCATTGCCTATCCGCGGGATGGCGGCCTTATCGAGGTTCACTCGTCCACGCAGCATCCGACGGAAACGCAGCATCTTGTTGCCGAAGCCCTGGGCCTTCCGCAGAAGGATGTGGTCTGCATTGTCAAACGTCTGGGGGGTGGATTCGGAGGGAAGGAAACGCAGGCCGCTCCTTTCGCTGTGTATGCGGCCCTGGTTGCCCGCGCCTGTCAAAGACCGGCGCGCCTTGTCCTGGATAAGGACACGGATATGATGATCACCGGGAAGAGGAATCCCTTTCAGATTCATTACGATATCGCGTTCCGGGATGATGGGGAGATTGTGGCTTTGGATGCCATGCTCTTTTCGGATGGCGGAGCCTGCGCGGATCTTTCCACGGCTATCATGGAACGTGCGCTGACCCATGCGGATAATGCTTATTTTTTGCCTGCCGTTCGTCTTCGCGGTCAGGTCTGCCGAACGCATATTCATCCGCATACGGCTTTCCGTGGATTTGGGGGACCGAAGGGTGTGGCCATGATCGAGCAGGCCCTTGAAAGGATCGCCCATCATCTGAAGATGGATTCCTATGATGTGCGGATGCGAAACGTTTATCGGCATCCGCATCGTAATACGACTCCTTATGGACAGCTTGTTGAAGGTGATGCCCTGCCTCAGCTCTTTGAAACACTGGCTGAACGCTGTGATTATAAGGCCCGACGTCAGCGCATTCTAGATGAAGCGAATCCGAAGTCACCTGCCCTTCGCGGCATCGCATTGACCGCTGTGAAGTTTGGAATTTCCTTCATCACGCGTTTTTTGAATCAGGGAAATGCCCTGGTGATCCTGCATCAGGATGGGAGTTTTCAAGTCTCGACGGGCGCGGTGGAGATGGGGCAAGGGGTTCAAACCAAAATCGGGAGCCTTGTGGCCCGGGAGTTTGGTGTCACGCCTGATCGCGTTCGCATCATGCCGACCCAAACGGATAAGAACGCCAACACATCGGCCACGGCTGCTTCCAGCGGAACGGATCTGAATGGAGCTGCGGCTCTGGTGGCCTGCCGGCCTTTGAAGGAACGCCTCAGTAAAATGTTTGTGGCGCTTTTGGATCTGGATCCTGAGCTGTGGCCGAGTCGCACGATAGGTCCCGGCACCCGGCCGGACCTTGTGTGGGATAAGCCTTTGACACAGGAGATCATGTTCGAGGGCGGCCGAATTTTTGCAAAGCATCAGTCGGAACGCGCGCTGACGCTTTTGGACGTGATACGGGAAGCCTATTTTAATAGGGTTTCCCTGAGTGAGTACGGCTTTTATAAGGTGGAAGGCCTTGACTTCAATAAGGTCACAGGTCAGGGCAATGCGTTCCTATACTATAGCCAGGGCGTGGCCTGCAGCGAGGTGGAGGTCAACCGCTATACGGGCGAGGTCAAGGTACTGCGCACGGATATTCTGATGGATCTGGGGCGGCCGATCAATTACGATCTGGAAGTGGGCCAGATACGAGGCGCTTTCATTCAGGGCCTCGGCTGGGTAACGACAGAGCAGCTGGTCTATGATAAAGGCGGCAGGCTTTTGACCCATGCACCCAGTACCTATAAAATCCCCTCCATTCATGATATTCCGCGGGATTTCCGGGTCGATCTTTTGGATACTGACGAGCCGAAAACTCTCCATCGCGGCAAGGCCGTTGGCGAACCTCCTCTATTGCTCTGCTTTTCCGTATGGGCGGCTATCATGCAGGCGATTCGAAATCCCAGCTTGCCCATACCCGCGAGCAAGGAAAGGATCATGCGTTCCCTTTATCCCGATGCCTTTGCTGCCTGGGAGAACGGGTCATGA